A genomic stretch from Deltaproteobacteria bacterium HGW-Deltaproteobacteria-18 includes:
- a CDS encoding chemotaxis protein has translation MAEKKAVIIKKVKKGGHGGHHGGAWKIAYADLVTAMMAFFLLMWLLNNVSEEKKEQLSIYFKEFSVIDGLPPSMSMGAGGQSASDPQLKPLIMEGTTGMFAEGKSQEEILKEAMAKMIEERLKEYKDELIIDTFDNGVRIQMLYGEGNPFFDSASAQLTGDARSVLKVIADTVRDLPNQIAVEGHTDAIPLGGPQSRYTNWELSTDRASSARVILQEFGVDPKRMVRVAGYAATQPLIRENPEDPRNRRVSILLFNDPTRSPVDMNSTSGENGQLSVNPLINGTSGPAVPQSAPPLPSRN, from the coding sequence GTGGCCGAAAAAAAAGCTGTCATAATCAAGAAGGTCAAGAAAGGCGGACACGGAGGACATCACGGAGGCGCCTGGAAGATCGCCTACGCCGACCTGGTCACGGCCATGATGGCCTTCTTTCTGCTGATGTGGCTCCTGAACAACGTGAGCGAAGAGAAAAAAGAGCAGCTGTCCATCTACTTCAAGGAATTTTCAGTCATAGACGGGCTGCCGCCCTCCATGAGCATGGGGGCTGGCGGTCAAAGCGCCTCCGACCCACAGCTCAAGCCACTCATCATGGAAGGGACGACCGGCATGTTCGCCGAAGGCAAATCCCAGGAGGAAATCCTCAAGGAAGCCATGGCCAAGATGATCGAGGAGCGCCTGAAGGAATACAAGGATGAGCTCATCATCGACACCTTTGACAACGGCGTGCGCATCCAGATGCTTTACGGGGAGGGTAACCCCTTTTTTGATTCGGCCAGTGCGCAACTGACCGGAGATGCCCGAAGCGTGCTGAAAGTCATCGCCGACACCGTGCGCGACCTGCCCAATCAGATTGCCGTGGAGGGCCACACCGACGCCATACCTCTTGGAGGTCCGCAGTCCCGGTACACCAACTGGGAGCTTTCCACGGACCGTGCATCATCCGCCCGTGTCATCCTCCAGGAATTCGGGGTGGACCCCAAGCGCATGGTCCGGGTGGCTGGATATGCCGCCACACAGCCACTGATCCGCGAAAACCCGGAAGACCCCCGCAACCGACGTGTCAGCATCCTGCTCTTCAACGATCCGACGCGCAGCCCCGTGGACATGAATTCGACATCCGGGGAAAATGGCCAGCTGTCCGTCAATCCTCTCATCAACGGAACCTCCGGACCTGCGGTGCCTCAAAGCGCGCCGCCCCTGCCCTCCAGAAATTAA
- the motA gene encoding flagellar motor stator protein MotA — MFAIIGLIVVMGCVAGGYIMAHGNFSVLWQPAEFVIILGAAIGTFLIASPMKVIKLTMGGFASAFKAKAPGKDEYLQLLRALYDLLTLAKHEGIIALESHANKPKESSIFTPYPFVIKNHHVLDFICDNVKTYAMAGMEPHEFESIMDIDMEAHHEEEMIAAGSINKLADSMPALGIVACVLGVVITMGALNEPPEVLGAHIGAALVGTFFGILMAYGFVAPFATNVEHQVRDQHTLLNVSKTAIMSFALGWAPALALEAARRAVPSSSRPTFEELESAVRKK, encoded by the coding sequence ATGTTTGCGATCATTGGCTTAATTGTTGTTATGGGCTGTGTAGCGGGCGGCTACATCATGGCCCACGGAAACTTCAGCGTTCTGTGGCAGCCTGCTGAATTCGTCATCATTCTCGGCGCGGCGATCGGCACCTTCCTCATCGCCTCGCCGATGAAGGTCATCAAGCTGACGATGGGCGGCTTCGCCAGCGCCTTCAAGGCCAAGGCTCCGGGCAAGGACGAATATCTCCAATTGCTGCGCGCGCTCTATGACCTGCTGACCCTGGCCAAGCATGAAGGAATCATCGCGCTCGAAAGCCACGCCAACAAGCCCAAGGAAAGCAGCATCTTCACGCCCTACCCCTTTGTGATCAAAAACCACCACGTGCTCGATTTCATCTGCGACAACGTAAAGACTTACGCCATGGCCGGCATGGAACCCCATGAATTCGAATCCATCATGGACATCGACATGGAAGCGCATCACGAAGAAGAGATGATCGCCGCCGGTTCCATCAACAAACTCGCCGACTCCATGCCCGCCCTCGGCATCGTGGCCTGCGTGCTCGGCGTCGTCATCACCATGGGCGCGCTCAACGAGCCGCCGGAGGTTCTGGGCGCGCACATCGGTGCGGCGCTGGTCGGAACATTCTTCGGCATCCTGATGGCCTATGGTTTCGTCGCGCCCTTCGCCACCAACGTCGAACACCAGGTCCGGGACCAGCACACGCTCCTGAACGTATCCAAAACCGCCATCATGTCCTTCGCCCTCGGCTGGGCCCCGGCCCTGGCTCTCGAAGCCGCCCGACGTGCCGTGCCCAGCTCGTCCCGCCCCACCTTCGAAGAACTCGAAAGCGCAGTGCGCAAGAAGTAG